In Passer domesticus isolate bPasDom1 chromosome 1, bPasDom1.hap1, whole genome shotgun sequence, one DNA window encodes the following:
- the BHLHE22 gene encoding LOW QUALITY PROTEIN: class E basic helix-loop-helix protein 22 (The sequence of the model RefSeq protein was modified relative to this genomic sequence to represent the inferred CDS: inserted 2 bases in 1 codon), translating into MERALGLPAEEDLFHKSLAASAKRMESAFRSPPGLDLSHPRDRQPSPLACYEASEPEALLQPGVGGDPLALPPGSVCVKYGESASRSSVAESSGGEQSPDDDSDGRCELVLRGAGGDPRVASPAAGGGGXGGGGGLKAAEGSCSNSHGHGGSKKSKEQKALRLNINARERRRMHDLNDALDELRAVIPYAHSPSVRKLSKIATLLLAKNYILMQAQALEEMRRLVAYLNQGQAISAASLPSSAAAAAAAALHPALGAYEQAAGYPFSAGLPPATSCPEKCAIFNSVSSSLCKQCTEKP; encoded by the exons ATGGAGCGGGCGCTGGGGCTGCCCGCAGAAGAGGACCTCTTCCACAAGAGCCTCGCCGCCTCGGCCAAGCGCATGGAGTCCGCCTTCCGCTCGCCCCCGGGGCTCGACCTTTCCCACCCCCGCGACCGCCAGCCCTCGCCGCTCGCCTGCTACGAGGCGTCGGAGCCCGAGGCGCTGCTGCAGCCCGGAGTCGGCGGCGACCCGCTGGCGCTGCCGCCGGGCTCCGTCTGCGTCAAGTACGGCGAGAGCGCCAGCCGCAGCTCGGTGGCCgagagcagcggcggcgagcaGAGCCCCGACGACGACAGCGACGGCCGCTGCGAGCTGGTGCTGCGCGGCGCCGGGGGGGACCCGCGCGTCGCCtcgccggcggcgggcggcggcgg gggggggggcggggggctgAAGGCGGCCGAGGGCAGCTGCTCCAACAGCCACGGGCACGGCGGCAGCAAGAAGTCCAAGGAGCAGAAGGCGCTGCGGCTCAACATCAACgcgcgggagcggcggcggatGCACGACCTGAACGACGCGCTGGACGAGCTGCGGGCGGTCATCCCCTACGCGCACAGTCCCTCGGTGCGGAAGCTCTCCAAGATCGCCACGCTCCTCCTGGCCAAGAACTACATCCTGATGCAGGCGCAGGCCCTGGAGGAGATGCGGCGCTTGGTGGCTTATCTCAACCAGGGCCAGGCCATCTCGGCcgcctccctgcccagctccgccgcggcggcggcggcggcggcgctgcaCCCCGCCCTCGGCGCCTACGAGCAGGCGGCCGGTTACCCCTTCAGCGCCGGGCTGCCCCCCGCCACCTCCTGCCCGGAGAAATGTGCCATCTTCAACAGCGtctcctccagcctctgcaAACAGTGCACGGAGAAGCCTTAA